The nucleotide sequence GTCATCGTTAATGCGCTGAGCAGCGGGTTGACATCCTTACGGGCAAACCAACTGGCGTATGCAGTTGACGAAATCTGGCTCAGCGCGTTGGGGACAATCATCCCCAATTTGACCGATAAGTTGCAGAATTTACCGAAATTGCCAGAGATGGCCCCTGAACAGTCGCACGAACGCCTGATGAGCGCCTTCGCTATCATACTATCTGCCTGGGGGCAGATTAGGCCCTTGGTGCTCATTCTCGAGGATATTCATTGGGCTGATGAAGATAGCCTGGATTTGTTGATCGCGCAGGCGCGCCATATTACAGGGGAATATATCCTGGTGGTTGGCAGCTATCGCGGCGCAGAGGCGCGCGGCAACCCTGCCGTTTGGGAGAAGCTAGATGCCCTGGACCGAGCCGGTGTGCGTCAGCGCATTGTGCTAGACAACCTGAACGCTGACAGTTCGGGCGAATTGGTTCGGCGCGCCCTCGGGCTAACCAGTGCGGCACCGCTCTTTGAGGAGCGGTTATTCCAAGAAACGGGCGGCAACCCCCTCTTCCTTTTGGAGACGTTACGCACTCTGCACGACGAAGGACTGCTCGCTCAGGATGAAAACGGCAAGTGGAGTACATCTTGGGATGCAACGACCGAAGATTATGCCGAACTGCCCATCTCACCGGCGGTGGAACGCACGATCGCCCGGCGCGTAAAATTACTACCCGATTCCTTGCAACCGACTCTTCAATTGGCTGCAGTGCTGGGCAAACGTTTCCACTTCGATGAACTACATAAAACCAGCGGGGAGCAACTTCACGATTTGTTGACAAAAATCCGCCTGCTAATCCAGCATAATTTTTTAGAAGAAACCGCGCAAGGCTATCGCTTTTCACACGAAAAAATCCATCTGGTCGTTTACGAAGAGATCGATGATAAGCAGCGCACAACTCTGCATCTTCAAGTCGCACAAGCGCTTTTAAATCTATCCCCAGAACGATTTGCAGACCTGGCTTGGCATTATCAGAGTGCAGGTGATATTGATAAGGCCGCAAATTACTACTTCCGAGCTGGTCAAAGTAGCATGGCCGTAAGTGCTTTTACGGGCGCGTTGGAATTCTTCGACCAAGCTATCGCGTTGATAGAGATAGAACCAAGTTCACTGACGACTGATGAGCATTTTGCTATGCTCACCACCCGCGCAGAAGTGCTGCGAATTTTAGGCCGGCGCGATGACCAAGCCAAAGATTTGGATACCATGAAACAATTAAGCCAGGATTCCCCTGACTTAACGCTAAAAACTCTCTTACTCACAGCATGGTTACAAACACAAACGGGTGACTACGACAAAGCAGAAGCAAACACAGAAAAAGCCCAGGCTCTTGCCGCGCATCTGGGCAATCAGTTACAAGAAACTGAAGCGCTGATAATTGCCGGGACGATTAGGAATTGGCGCGGGCAACCGAAAGATGCAATCCCACTTTTAGAAAATGCCGTCAACCTGACTACGAGCTATGACGATTTCGACATGGAGGCGCAGGCGCGCCACGCTCTGGCGAACGCTTTACTGGGCATAAAAGATTATCGAAAAGCTCAGGCCGAAATCGAACGCGCCCTGGAAATTTACACCCGCCAGGGTAATGTGATGGGCCAGCTTGATCAGGTTCACATTTCCGGCATTGCGCATATGGAACAAGGAGATTTTGAAACAGCCAGCAAGCTGTATCAACGTTCCATAGAACTCAGCCAAGATTTGGGCTATCTTTACGCCGAGGGCCGCGCCCAGCTTAACCTGGCGAATATTCATTTCCTCCAGGGGGATATTACGGCGGCGTTAGATGGATATGCTCATGCAGCTGACAATTTCCAGTTAACAGGAAACCGACGCGGTGAGGCCATGACACGAGCAAACCTTGCATCGCTAAAAGCGACCGTTTTGGGCGATCTCAAAGGCGCTCGTAGAGAAGTAGATGCAGCCCTGGCTGCTTTCCGCGATATGGGTGATAGTGTTGGCGAGGGGCAATGCCTGGTAGTATCGGGGGAAGTGTATCGCAGCGAGGGCAACTATAATCAAGCCATTCCTCCGATGGAAAGCGGTATTGAGAAATTACTGGCGGGGGGAGAAAAATGGATTGCCGCGCAATGTTTTCGTCCGCTGATCCTGGTTTTCATAGATAACAATCAGCCCAAACTTGCCATCGAAACCGCCGAAAGGGCTGAGCAAATCTGCAATGAGTTGGGCAATGACGATATGCTGATGTATTGCAGCGCTCTTCGCGGCATTGCGCATCTGCATGTGAATCAGCCCGAGAAAGCGCTCCAAATCACAGAGCGAGCCATCACCAATTGGCGCAAAGATATGGATCAGAGTTATCTCTTTCCATACTGGCACTATCAATGTCTTATCGCGAACCAGCGAATCCCAGAAGCACATCAGGCGCTGACACAAGCGCACCAGTTACTAATGGAAAGTCTGCGAGGGTTGTCCTCTGAGCAGCAGAGATACAGTCTCGAGAATGTACCAGAACACCACGGCATCATGACTGCCTGGGGGAAAATACAGCCCCAGAGAATCAGCATCAGCCTGCCTCAAATCGACGCGCCCACAGGGCGGCCCCTACAAAACGACGAGTATGTGGAAGTCACCTGGACGGTAGAATCTCTAGAAGATGGCGAGATTGAAGGAAAAACGGATCTTCGGCGGCACCGCATTTTGCGCTTGCTGGTTGAAGCCGAAGTACAGGGGGCAGCCCCTACGGTGGGCGATCTTGCCGACATATTGAATGTCAGCGACCGCACCATCAAACGCGATATAGCGATCTTGCGTCAAATGGGTCATCACATTGAAACCAGGGGTAGCACTTGACCCCATAGTCTGACCCTAAGGTTCGCTTTGGGGTCAAAAATAAAAAGACAATCCTGAGACAGGTATTTTGTAAACTGATGCTGAACATAAGCATCAGTTTTTTGTAACCGATCAGGGCAACTATGCTATATGCACATCGATCGGCTAGAACAAGTCGGCACTGGAGAAATCCAACCCTGAGCACTTGGGTAAGCTTCACTACAGAGCTGTCATAAGAACAGTATTCGTGAACGCAGGAGCAAAAAAATGCACACACAAACAGAAACATCCAAAAATAAGTTTCGAAGCGGAACGCGCATCTGGTCTATAGCGTTGTTTTTCATGTTTGTACTTAGTGCCTGCAACCTGCCCATCGGGCCATCCTCCCTATCATCCAATAATGTTCAACCAACATTACCACCGGCTGCTGCAAACGGAGGGGAGCCCATCCAGTTGGGTCATGCACAGGAAGAAACTCAACCAACGCTGGTACAAGTTACCCTGCCACCGCTAGCCACAACTGCGACGGTGGCCGCATCCACAGGTGCATCTGTTCCTTCACAAAATTCTTCGGAGTCATCCAGCGGAAACAGCATCCCTCACCCAACCGCAACCCCGCAACAAGACACACTCATCGGAAGCCTAGCGCAGACGCCAGGACTCGCTATCAAATCCATCAGCGCCTCGCAAACCACAATCTATGACGGCGGATGCAGTGATGTTGGACCAACTAGTACCTTCTTCCAGTTCGAGTTGATCTCCCCAGATTTGTTAAACACGGCGCAACTCAGATTTCATTACCTCAAGAATGGACAGGTTATCGGTCAGGATTATGGGCACAATTTCACTTATAACGGAGCCAGTACCTTCACATTTGATTCAGATTCTGTAACCAATCGGCCAGATGATTACCTGGACGGCGCAGAAGGTCAATTGGAATATTGGGCGGCCGCGCAAGACACATCTGGCAATTGGGTAGTTTCGGACCGCCAATATGTCAAAGTACTCCCCTGCTCAGTTGTAGGCTCTCCGCTCACCCCACCGCAAATTAATCAATTTATCGGTCCCAGCACCGCCTACGAAGGGGATACCGTCAAGCTGGAATGGAATGTCAGCGATGCCTCGTGCGGAGTATATCTGGATGGCAACTCCGTACACCCCAATGGGAATTTTAGCTATGTGGTCCCCGCGAATTCCGCCCCAATGACGCTTACCCATTCACTGCTGGCTCATGGCGGTGATTGCGCCAACCCTACCACAGCTACAGATACAGTTTATATCAATCTGGCTATACAATCGGTCACTTTATCTGCGCCTATCATTCAATCAGGGATGTACGATGTAGATGAAGGAAATTCCTGGTATGGCGCAATTATTGCTGGTGATGACGAACACGACCATAAAATGACTGGCTTCGTCCAATTCGACATCAGCAGCCTGAAAAACAACGTCACTGAATTGCACAGCGCCACCTTGAATCTCGGTCCCTGTAAGCCCATCGGGCTGCCGATGCTAACCCAGCCCTTCGACATTTCGGCTGTTTCAAGCAGTCTGGGAACCACGTCGATAGGCACGTTGAAAGATTGTTCCGGTGAATTTAATGTGAGCGGTGTGATGTTCAAGGCACTGGGTGACAATAGTGTTCAGTTTATGATCAGGCCCGCCAATGTTCATCCCGGCAACACAGCCGATCAAATCACGTACACGCCAACGCTAACGATTGTATATACGCCGAAACCATGACGTAGCAACGGGTGTGTAGCGGCGATTGTAACAACCCAACAGTGGACATTAACATCGATGGTATGTTCCTTGATTTGACACACTTTCCAATACATATATTGACGTTTCATACACTACTATTGAAGTTTATCCATAATTTGAAATGCGTATCGAGTACAAAACACGGAGGATGAAAATGAAATATCACAAAGAATTTCTCAATATTTTATTCGTTTTAGTTCTAGGATCGGTTGCCTGCAATCTAACAGGGCAAGCTCCCGCGGGAATTTCTGTCCCAACACCTGTTGAGCCTCCCGCACTCGCGGCGCCCAATACACCCACTACTCAAGCTATGATTGAGCCTACGATTGAACCCGTAGTCATCGCTCCAACTACCGAACCAGTAACAATTACCGCACAAATGAAGGCTGTATTTGTATCTAATAACAGCGGGTCTCTTTGCCCAAAACGATCACCTGATCTCATCGTGGGTGGGCCACCTCCCATTGTAGGTGAAATTGACGATGAGTGGCGATGTGAAGGGTATTGGACATTCGATATTTCTGGTTTACCGGCCCAGGCAACCATTCTTGCAGCGGTCTTTCAGCCGGGAAATTGCACAGTTACCGGAAACCCATTTTCTCTTGACAACCTGTACATAGGCTTCATTGATGTCGGAATCCTGGAGGTCAGCGATTACGGTGGGCCTCCCCAACAACCCACCGCTCATACAAGCTGCCCGACAACCATTGATGTTGTATCATTTGTCAAAACAAGCATTAACCGCAATTCGAAGATGTTACAAATATTCGCAGCGTTTGATAATAGCAATTATGGCAACGGCACGGGCGATTATATCTCTTACCAGGGCAGCGCACCGTCCTTGACGATTGAGTATAGCTATCTCACTGAAAAGTAAAGGAAAAACGTCATGAAAAGAACCATCGTACTACTTGTAAATATTTTAATCCTGCAAATCATCCTGTCCGCCTGCAACCTGCCCATTGCAACAGTAACTGCCCCTCAACCATCCGATGAGCAGATCAACACCAACCAGACAGCCGAAGCGCAGTCCCAAATCGTACAACAAACCCTGCAAGCGCAAAATAGCGGCAGCAATCTCACAATCTCCGACGTTCAGGTTTCCGTGAATACGTTTTATTATCTCAACGATACCTGCGGCCCAACGGAAGTGACGATCTCTGCCAAAGTGACCAGCAGCGCCTTGATTACAAATGCAGGTGTGCTGAGGCTATTCAATGGTGACCAGAAAGGGCCAAATGGCGGCCAGGCAGATGCAATGACACCAATTGGCAATGATCGCTATGCATTCACCATGAATAAACAAACGGATGATCTCGACTCAATTCTGCGAGATAATTATTCGCTTGAACTCATCCTTTACGCTGAGGATACGGCCGGAAATCAGGTTGCCACAGGCGATTGGGGTGATGCCGTTGGTGATGGGCAGCCCTGGCCGCTCAACCCGATTCAGCTTCAAATCCCTACTTTGCGGCTTGAACAATGTCTTGGAAACGCGAATCAGGTAACAACAGCGCAGGCACAAGAACAGGTAAATATACCCGCGGCAACACCCACGCCCAAACTGGAAACGCTGCCTACCAACACACCTGTAGCGCCCGCAGCCGCGCCATCCGTGCAAACCCGCTCGAATTATGCCGAATTTGGCGATTGGTACACAACTGAAGAAACTGCCGATATGGATTTCAGCGGGGCAAAAGAACT is from Chloroflexota bacterium and encodes:
- a CDS encoding AAA family ATPase, whose product is MNRKIPQPRLKLIGVLWPETPEGQARRALTQALWHLRKDLPGGLLETVADHIQISPEAPLWVDAETFASLAKKNLKVVQHDTENLRQAVDLYRGDLLEGFYDDWVLVEREHLRELYLRSLDFLVDTEKTAGHYTQALDYAQRLTRADSFRESAHRAVMRLHYALNQTDAALNQYALCCKILDDELGVEPDEETKALAREIAVRATQKGSPYLPPVITPPGTPWQQDDAQSIQIPILGRDEEREYLLRHLESSMAATGGTVLVEGSSGVGKTRLLEAFARDAEWRGAEVLWGHSSESGTATPYEVIVNALSSGLTSLRANQLAYAVDEIWLSALGTIIPNLTDKLQNLPKLPEMAPEQSHERLMSAFAIILSAWGQIRPLVLILEDIHWADEDSLDLLIAQARHITGEYILVVGSYRGAEARGNPAVWEKLDALDRAGVRQRIVLDNLNADSSGELVRRALGLTSAAPLFEERLFQETGGNPLFLLETLRTLHDEGLLAQDENGKWSTSWDATTEDYAELPISPAVERTIARRVKLLPDSLQPTLQLAAVLGKRFHFDELHKTSGEQLHDLLTKIRLLIQHNFLEETAQGYRFSHEKIHLVVYEEIDDKQRTTLHLQVAQALLNLSPERFADLAWHYQSAGDIDKAANYYFRAGQSSMAVSAFTGALEFFDQAIALIEIEPSSLTTDEHFAMLTTRAEVLRILGRRDDQAKDLDTMKQLSQDSPDLTLKTLLLTAWLQTQTGDYDKAEANTEKAQALAAHLGNQLQETEALIIAGTIRNWRGQPKDAIPLLENAVNLTTSYDDFDMEAQARHALANALLGIKDYRKAQAEIERALEIYTRQGNVMGQLDQVHISGIAHMEQGDFETASKLYQRSIELSQDLGYLYAEGRAQLNLANIHFLQGDITAALDGYAHAADNFQLTGNRRGEAMTRANLASLKATVLGDLKGARREVDAALAAFRDMGDSVGEGQCLVVSGEVYRSEGNYNQAIPPMESGIEKLLAGGEKWIAAQCFRPLILVFIDNNQPKLAIETAERAEQICNELGNDDMLMYCSALRGIAHLHVNQPEKALQITERAITNWRKDMDQSYLFPYWHYQCLIANQRIPEAHQALTQAHQLLMESLRGLSSEQQRYSLENVPEHHGIMTAWGKIQPQRISISLPQIDAPTGRPLQNDEYVEVTWTVESLEDGEIEGKTDLRRHRILRLLVEAEVQGAAPTVGDLADILNVSDRTIKRDIAILRQMGHHIETRGST